AGCAGTAATTCGTCCTTGACAACCATATAGTGGTGTGATAGATTTAACGATGGTTAGATTTAGTAGGGGACAAGGAGGGGAGAACATGGCTCATGTAATTAGTGAGGAATGTATCAAATGCGGTGCATGCGAAGCAGAGTGCCCTGTTGAGGCAATTTCTGAAGATACCGATCAATTTGTAATTGATGCGGATACATGCATTGATTGTGCTGCCTGCACGGATGCCTGCCCTGTAGATGCAATCAGCGCATCCTAAGCGATTATGCAATTATAAGTTACTTATGAGGAAAGTCGGATAGCCGGCTTTCTTTTTTTATTTTCAGCAGGAATTAGTGTTAATTAAATGGAAAGTTTAAGTAAACACACTGTCTGAGGTACAGCTGCCGGCGGAAGTTGTGCACAATCTCACAATAAAACTGTTGGAGGCAGGATTGATGAACAAGTTCTTAGTATGGACATTAGCGGTAATCATTGGCTTAGGATGGGGAGGGATGATTGTGAAAGCAGATTCAACACCTGGTACTGGTGTTCTCCGAATTTATGCTGATCAACCGGGAATTAAAATGAGCGACATTCTTTACGGCGTATTCTTTGAAGATATCAATCACGGAGCTGACGGCGGACTATATGCTGAAATGGTGCGCAACCGCTCCTTTGAGTTCAGCCGCGCTGATGGTTCCAACCACCATGGCCTCACGGCATGGAGTTTAGTGCAGCGGGGCGGAGGCAGAGCGGCGATCAGAGTTGATAACAAGGAGCCACTCAATGAAAAGAATTTAAACTATCTTGTTCTGGACATTGAAAATGGTGGTTCGGGTGTAGGTGTGATGAACGCAGGTTATAACCGTGGTTTCCATGTGGAAACGGGTAAGACTTACCGCTTCTCAGTTTATGCTCGCCGGACCAAGGACTTCGATCAGCCGGTCAAGATTTCAATTGAAAGTCTAACGGGTACTGTTTTTGCAGAAACTGAAATCGCAGTCGATTCGGCGGAATGGAAGAAATACACTGCAGAAATGACAGCCACAGGAAACAGCACCAGCGCCCGCCTGGTTGTGCTGACCACTGGTTCGGACACTGTTCATTTGGACATGATTTCCCTGTTTCCAACCCATACCTTTAACAATCATGAAAACGGCATGCGGGCCGATATTGCCCAGATGATTGCCGACCTTAAACCGGCGTTTTTCCGATTCCCAGGCGGGTGTATCGTTCATGCTGGTTCATACAAGCCGGATGCTCCTTATCGGGTGTACCGCTGGAAAGATACACTGGGCGATGTAGCTGAAAGACCGGTCAGCGCCAGTATGTGGGCAGGCAATAACCAGTCTTTTGGGTTAGGATTCTATGAGTACTTCGTGTTTGCCGAAGAAATCGGCGCCACTCCGATACCCCACGTCACCGCCGGAATCGACCCCCATGAGGTTCCGGGAGAGCGAGGCGGCTGGTATACTGTTCCCTTACATCAAATGCAGGAATGGATTGACAATGCTCTTGATTTAATTGAGTTTGCCAATGGTGATGTGGATACCAAGTGGGGTGCTGTTAGAGCGGAAATGGGACATCCGGAGCCCTTTAACCTCAAATACATCGGCATCGGCAACGAAGATATCAATTATGAGTACCGAGTGCGGTTTGAAATGTTCCAGAAAGCAATTAAAGAGCGTTATCCTGAAATTCAAGTGATTTCATCGAGCGGACCATTCTCTCAAGGACGCGAGTTTGACTACGGCTGGCAGTTTTCCAAGGAGTTGGGCGCAGATGTAGTCGACGAGCACTTCTACAATGATCCGAACTGGTTCTTCAATAACTGGAACCGCTATGATAACTATGACCGCAGCGGTCCGAAGGTGTTTATCGGGGAATATGCGTCAAAAGGAAATACGTTTTACAATGCGCTGGCAGAGGCTGCGTTTATGACCGGAATAGAGCGCAATTCAGACATTGTCGCTATGGCTTCCTATGCACCGCTGCTGGCAAATGTTGATTATCTCAATTGGACGCCAGACTTAATTTGGTTTAATAACTACCAAGTGTACGGTACACCAAACTATTATGTTCAAAAAATATTCTCCCACAACAAAGGAGACATAGTACTGCCAAGCGCATTCGAGGGTACTTTAGGAGAACTGGTTGAGCCGAATCCGATCGTTGGTGGAATTGGGCTGGGCACCTGGGAAACGCAAGCAAAATTCTCGGAGGTCAAGGTTATTGACAACGAGACAGGTGCTGTGCTGTTTGCTGATGATTTTGTAGATGCGTCTCAGTGGTCCGCGCGAGGCGGTACCTGGAGAACAGCTGACGGAGCTTATATCCAAGCAGCCAGCGGGGTAGACCGCCGCTCATATGCCGGAAATATCAACTGGTCTAACTATACTCTCAGCTTAAAGGCAACCAAACTTAGTGGAGCAGAAGGATTCTTGATTATGTTCGGCCGCAGAGATGACGGCAACTTCTTTTGGTGGAACTTAGGCGGATG
This DNA window, taken from Bacillota bacterium, encodes the following:
- a CDS encoding 4Fe-4S binding protein, whose translation is MAHVISEECIKCGACEAECPVEAISEDTDQFVIDADTCIDCAACTDACPVDAISAS
- a CDS encoding alpha-L-arabinofuranosidase — protein: MNKFLVWTLAVIIGLGWGGMIVKADSTPGTGVLRIYADQPGIKMSDILYGVFFEDINHGADGGLYAEMVRNRSFEFSRADGSNHHGLTAWSLVQRGGGRAAIRVDNKEPLNEKNLNYLVLDIENGGSGVGVMNAGYNRGFHVETGKTYRFSVYARRTKDFDQPVKISIESLTGTVFAETEIAVDSAEWKKYTAEMTATGNSTSARLVVLTTGSDTVHLDMISLFPTHTFNNHENGMRADIAQMIADLKPAFFRFPGGCIVHAGSYKPDAPYRVYRWKDTLGDVAERPVSASMWAGNNQSFGLGFYEYFVFAEEIGATPIPHVTAGIDPHEVPGERGGWYTVPLHQMQEWIDNALDLIEFANGDVDTKWGAVRAEMGHPEPFNLKYIGIGNEDINYEYRVRFEMFQKAIKERYPEIQVISSSGPFSQGREFDYGWQFSKELGADVVDEHFYNDPNWFFNNWNRYDNYDRSGPKVFIGEYASKGNTFYNALAEAAFMTGIERNSDIVAMASYAPLLANVDYLNWTPDLIWFNNYQVYGTPNYYVQKIFSHNKGDIVLPSAFEGTLGELVEPNPIVGGIGLGTWETQAKFSEVKVIDNETGAVLFADDFVDASQWSARGGTWRTADGAYIQAASGVDRRSYAGNINWSNYTLSLKATKLSGAEGFLIMFGRRDDGNFFWWNLGGWGNTQHAIEKSVNGSRGAVISRSAAPLAIGREYDIKIVVEGRRIRCYLDGQLIHDYYDGPTVSEPLYYVTTYEESSGDVIVKAVNAFGAAMQSRIVVEGVEQILPQGTAITMTADSLDAANTFQNPTRVAPITTEISGLSTDFEYTFPPYSITILRLRTR